DNA from Tachypleus tridentatus isolate NWPU-2018 chromosome 8, ASM421037v1, whole genome shotgun sequence:
GTTACAACAGTTCACTTTTCTAACAGGGTGCTTGGCCTTTTGAAATGTGTTGCTTTCATGTGTATTGGATGCAGTAAATTTAAGGGAGTTTTAATGGAAGccttaataaatatatgaatgataagggctggctacAGCTTTGGgtttttgtggtttattttttaattcagctTAGTGAAAGAGACAGCTTACATGATTCAATGAGCCTCTTGTTGTCCTTAGATTTAAAATGCATTATGTATGCTTTGCTTAAATATATGTAGCTTAAAAACATAGAAAATCTTTACAGTTTTAAGATAATAAATACTTCAGATGAAAAAAGGAACATCATATGATCTAATTTCAAAAGAAACGCTGCACATAAGTATTAATTCAAATACCagaaaatgtacaataaactgtggtaggaacattataaaaaagctaaaaaacaacaacactgttgCCAAATAACCAtatcaaatgaaaatatgttacaaaaataaaatagctacaaaataattttttgaaattataattttactctTATTGAACTTTGACCACATTTGTTTGAGGCAATTCAGCTGTACTAATAATTAACAAAGTTATTCACTCCTCAGTTCATTAAAGTAATGCTATTTGTTTTGTGAAACAGAACTATCCACCTGAGATTAAACATTTCAacagaatgttaaaaataattcaaagtaagAAAATCTACTGGATTTCAAAAATTAGCTTCATAAACCTCTCATCATAGCCATGAATGCAAGGTATTATTGAGTGCAACTTAAGTGCAACTCAGGTGCAAGTAGTATTGTATCTGCATACTCCTGTGAAATAATCTTTTGATGGAAATGCTATATGATCATCCCAAAATTCCTATTAGATCTGGTTGAATATTTGTCAAATCCTTAAAAACTACTAATATTCTCCAAAATATTTACATCTGAGACTAGGATGAAACATATGGCAGTAGTACCTTCCACAAATACACACACTTTTACCTTTAATGaacttattttatcaaaactCTCCAATATTTCCAAAACTACATCATGTAAACATAAACTAACACTTTCAAACCTACACACCATaggtacatagtaatatatcttTCACTGAACTTCACaaaattacttattattagttaagACTAAACTCCTTTCAAgtatatatgaataatttattgaaacCTTTAGACAATGACCTTAGTctgaagtatgaaaaaaaaacctttaatttacatttctataCTTGCATATCATAAACTTTGATTGGATTGGGAGAACAGCACCTTTATCTAAAAAGTTCATAtcttttataaactaaattttgtCACAATAATGTTTCACTAACATTTACCAACATACCTATCACGAACTTAGAGGGTTACAATATTTGCTGTTACTTGTTCATATTGTAAAATTAACCTTGGGTGTTTGCCAATACTGCCAACACAACCATTTAAAACTTATGtattacatttttagttcaaAAGTGTGATATGATAattcatttcataaatattttcataacataaGTTCACATTATGAACTTAGTTCAAAATggttaacaacaaaaaatgtctatgaaatgaaacaataatacCCTTTATTCACATTTCCTAGTGATCATATTAGAAACTTAAAGAAAAGCATGTAATAAAAATTTCTATTTGCATTTTCAGGCCTATATGTCTTTCAAAGGAAggtaataaaaagaaatgtatttgtgAAAACAGAAGTTAATATAACTTTCTCTTTAATTCAGAAATGACAAATTATTTGTATGGAGTTTTAACTGCTATTATTGGAAACTACCTTGAGCTCTAGTTTTTGATTCACTTCTGACTTGTTTTTCAGATGTGTCTCCTTCTTCAGCTGATTCCTGGCTGGACACAAGTGTCCCTTCACTGTCCCTCATCATACTCTCATAACCACTGCTTGTTCCACAAAATTGCAATTTCTTACTTACAGGTATATTCTTGGAGTATTCAGTACTCTGAATGCTACTGTCACTTCCACAACCACTACTTGCATGTTTGTTTGGGCGAGCCTTTGTAATTTTCGCATATGGTGACTGAAGATTAGTCTTTGGTTTGTAAGGTGGTTGGAAAGAAATAGAGTTTTTGTATTCTTCATGAAGATGTAATAATTCAGTCTTCATACTAGTACCTGAACATTTTGATTCTTCAATGTGGACCAAAGAAGAAGCTGATTGAGGGGCATCCTTTATATGTTTTTCTGATTTTAGTAAGCATTTTGAATTTATGTGATGCTTTTTTGCAAATTCAAGGACACTGCTGgtgtttgaaaaatatgtatCAGTACACTCTTCTTGATGATTCGTATGCTGATTTTGAAAATCTAATTCAGTCTTGTCACTTGCCTGTTTCAAATCTTTGGATATATTTTGAGGTAGcttgtttgtgaaaataacatctttatttttatccattaaaCATGATGGTTCTTTCTTGAATTCTTCAATTATTGGTTTGGATGAGCTGATGTACTGTTGTCCtggaatttttaatgaaaaactttCATATAAGGAAGCACGGTTATTTAATTCTGAATTCGAGGAGCCATCAGGATGACTTAGATTTCTGATAACATTTGGCTGGAGTTCTCGTTGTTTGCATGTCAAACTTTGTTTTGGAAATGCATGGAGAAATTGTAATTTTGACATTTGTTCTTGTGATTTGCTCATTTTCTGCAAATCTATCATTTCCAAGTCTGTCAGTGAAGCAGATTTTTCCCTAAGAGAATGTATCATAGGCATGACAACTTGTGTTGGTCTCCACTTTTTTGAAGTTTCAAAACGCTTTGTATAAGAAGCTTCTAGTTTCAATACATTCATAGGTTTCATGTTTAGTTTAAAGAAGTGAAGATCTGCAGGTTCACTCAAAGTGCTGATAATATCAGCATTTTGTAGGTCACTTTTAGAAACTTTCTTCTTGTTACACAACTTGTTAGAAAAGCTTGACTGAATGACATGATCTGGTAAACTGTATGAATCTGAAGGTACATTCTTTTCACTGCATAAGCAAAGAGAAATATCTTGAAGATAGGCTAGCCTTTTCAGTTTATCTGTGAGAATGTCACTATGCACTGAAAAAGGTAGATTTTCTGTCttcttcctttgtttttcaaGCTCACATTGGAAGATATTTTGTTGAAGATGACACCACATCATATTTCCTACAGGATGACTCAGTTCCTCTTCCCCTCTGTCAAAAATGCTAATATTGTCCAAGTCAACACTAACAGACTGTGAGTCTGTGAAGGAAGAAGGCAAGTTAAGGTCTTCTTTACTTAAAATACTGAGTGGATGTTGATTACCATCTAAACTTTCTTGGTCCATTTCTAAAGTGAGAGTTTCTGAAACTGATGAATCACAAAGAATATAGTCTAGTATATCTTCTTCATTAACCTGAAGACAAGAGTCTTGTACTTGAACAGCCTTTCCTTGATCTTTCTTATCTAAACTTTCACCTTTTTCAGTAATCTCACAAACTTTGTGCTCCTTCACTATGTCACttgttttattcaacatttcCAGTGATAAATTTTCTTCTATACCTCGagtgtttaatgtttcaggttcGGAAACAAGCTGGAAGTTACCATCATCTGACAGTCGAGAATCACGAAAATTCCGATACCCTGAACACCCATTTTCTTCCCTTTTATTGTCATTAAATGAGTCATGATGGACAGGAACGGAATATTCAGTCGTTTTTTCTAATGGCTTATCTATTTGATTATCCACATCTGTTGGATTTTTCTCTTCTCTCTTAGCTGAATTAATTTCATCAGCTATGCTTAATCTACTCTCGTTCATCCATTTGAAAGCTGAAAAGCATTGATTGTGGTCTTTGTGATCACAGTTTTGGTTATCTTCCACTAGATTATACCCCTTTTTGTAGTCATTGAAACACTTATTAAGTTCACTGCTCTCCTCAGAAGGAAAGTCAACCCACACTTCACAATTCATTTCGTTGACATGTTGAACATGACGAGAATGGTCTTCAACCCATTTCTTAATCATATTTTTTTTGAAGTCATCAGCAAAACCATAAACCCCTGGTCCATCTATCCACTGTTCTTTGCGAAAAGAACGAAAGCTTTTACTCTCAATTTTTGGTTTTAGAAATCGAGGACCATCAATCCACAACTCATCACTTTCAACAATAGAATCTCGGTAGGCATTCTGCTTGTTAGGGGTATATCCACTAAAAGAGCACAAATTAGTTCTTTCTTTTttggatatattaattttatatttcactggCAATTTTCGTGGCAACTGTAGTACAGTTTGCTGGTTTGAATATGAGATTTGTTCAGGGCAGTACAAACTAAGATCTTTGGGAGAAGAACACTGAGCTTTCAGGGCACTGTGGTCAAGGTCTTCACTGACAGgatttttcattagttttaagAATGACACTTGAAATCCACTGTGTGGTGTCATACTTAGTGAACAATGTTTGGAAGGCATTTGATGATAGCCACTATTCAGGTCTGAATTATTGCTAACAAGTTTTGCTAATGGTTGTATTTGTGTGGAAGTCTGTAGAGAATTTTGTTTGTACCACTGTTGTGTTAAAGTGTCCTGATCATTATTTAGACCTGTAGATGAAGCACTGCATTTTCTAGATCCTTGAGAAATTGAAGTAGCTTGAGGAATCTTTGTGACATCTATTGAGGTGTTAACAGGTTTGTCCATTTTCTTATGTGAAGGAGGAGATGAAGAGTGTGATTTTATATTCTTATTCTGTAATCCTTGGCTTCGTTCACCAATAAATATCACTGTGTCACAGGACTGTTCACTACTTGAAGTGCAGTCTGGATCACTACTGGACTTCATTACATCTTCATTCACTGTATGCCCTTTTATGAAGGGATGACACGTTCCTCTGTCATCACTAGAACTTTCACTGGAGCTGGCACCTTgatactatattaaaataagcaTTCAGTTACTTGAATGAAGggcaaaatgttatatttctgtaTAAAACATAGTACCTACTTAAATAATGCTCAGTTTTTGTATGTCCTGAAAATGTGGACACACTCCAGTATATAAACATGCATGTACATGCAATTCACTTCAATGGATGTAAACAAGACAGATGTGAATATACTTTAATAGAGACATTTTATACAATAGAATATTAAAAGcttaaatgtatttagaaggtctaacataaattatagaataatgttacaagtttatttatttatagtattaagtACGTTAATGTTTAACCCCAactaaattaaagcaaaaaaatttaaacaagtattggtgttaatttatctctttatcaaaTATGGGCcttacttaataaaggcttaactaatttTAAGCCTAAGACAGGTTGGCCCTCAGATTTCAACATTTGCAATTAGAATTCTTTTCTGTTATTCCATAATTTCTGTATTTAAAGTAGTACTGTTACAGTAAATATGCTAATTCATCAGTAAATGCTCTAAAGGTCTCTGCCAGTACACAAATAAATCTCATCACTCCACTTCAGTTGATAAAGCAAAGACCTTTGTAGATTGTTCATCGTCATTGAATCCTTACTAATGgtcttttaaacaaaatattattgatacTTGGAATGAtaacataattattaaacaaagtaAACAGTCAATAGAATACAGAATTAGAATAAAGTAAGCTAGTGGGaaactttttcatggcaaaaACTTAATTACAATTTATCAAAAATTTCAAAGATTTTAATAAAAGACAGTATAATTGAATGCAGGTTCTATATCTGTGGTGTTCTCACTTAAGCATTCAATACAATATGGCTCAGAAATTTGATGGTGAAAAGAAATTCTAATCACTACAAAGTGAGAGAGACTAGGCTAACAtgcattataaaacaaacattttatttacaataacagGTAATATGAAAAAAGTAACAAGGGCcaaataaatgtacaaataaatgaaaactgaataaaacCAAATGGAAAACTAATTACTCAGTGACTACCAATTAATCTGAAAGGAAAATTGAAATGAATTACAATTACAGTGAAAGAGAAAAGAACCAAGATTTGTAAGAGGGAAGAAAAGATGTTGAAAGGTAACCCAACAGACAGGGAATCAGTGATAATTCAGGAAGCAaactattttttgtgtgttttatgagTAACTTGCATTTTCTTTTGTGTTGGAGTTGcctcaaatatttaatatatacataaatcgtttttaatttttttatatcataaaaacgATTTTGCATTATTACCTTAGAATATACATTTAAGACTCTCCTCAATCTCTTAAGCTGGCCAATATTTGTGATATATTATTACTAACAGTATGGGTACcaaatttaaaaatcaacagATTCAGTGAAAAAAATGTGAATTAGAGTGAATGTCTAACCTTTGATTCACAGTATTCCCACTACAACAAACTAGTTTTATTGAGCTTACAGCTCACCATCTTAGGTTATTAGTGGGAGTAAAGGACTGTATGTTATGTCACTAATATTCATtactaagttatttttttacttctaatCTACATAGGTAGCTTGGTTTGATTAGGAGTTAATGATAATTTTCAAAACTAAGAAACGATCCACTGTTACAGTTCATATAATTCTATACTGCTATAATATGTAAAATTTCAGGAATATATTTGGCTACATCTTTTCCTTAAAGGGGAACTCTTAACACAATTGTAATAAGTGATGGTAAAATGAAAGCTGTATTAGTTCCTGCTATAAAAGCTAAGGCATATATTTTAGTTTAGCATACGAATGAAATCTGGTCCCTGAGAAACATTAGGATAAACTGACATAGACCTGTGTGTAAAAAATTTGATGAACTTTTagttcacaaaatttaaaaagaattagCTTAGGCCATGTATTTCATAATATCTAATAATGAAGAGTAAAGAGTAAAGTCACAGTAAAGAAAGTCAGCAAAATTCTAAGTTATGCACTGGCATTACAAATGGTACGAAGAAAAAACTTTCcacagataatttaaaaataatcccTAATCTATCAAGAAACCATTGATACTTTTGTAACTTTAAGTTGGAAACTAGTTAATTTTGTTATTCTACATTGTGAACTCAGTAAGTACTCTTTTGCTGAAAGCAATAAGTAGCTTagtaaataaaatactgttatgaAAGAAGCAAGGTGAAGAAAAGACATCAGAAGTGCAGTTTCACTAATAaggaaggtaaaaaaaaaatacaatgattATTCTTTTACAGTGGTAGGGAAATTTCAATTTACCATTTTGAAATACTTAAAActgagtaataaaataaacagataacatTACCTTGAGCTTCTTTCTCCTCATTCTGTGAATTCTACTGGCCAGTTGAATTGTGGACAAAGTTTCAGCATATTGTTCTGGAGATTTAGAGACATGAGCAACCATGGCTGCTCTACAGGTCAAGCTACTCATAGCTTCTCTTAGTAACTGGGTAAGCTTACTGTccctaaaataaaaacatgttaaaggGTTGACATTAAATTATGGTAAGGAAGTTTGCATGTGGAATTTAAAATAACTAACCTTCTATATGTATCagataaagtaatgttttttaattgaatGACTTAAATCATAATGATGATAATTTTgaacaaatctttctttactgaCTCTACATGTTTCCAGAAGAAGAATATAACATTTTGACTGCATATTCTGTATGCTGCATGCTACAACTGAGAGGCCTATCACTCAAAACCAAAGCTCATCAGATTGAGTGGGCATGCAATACACAGTTTTGGttgaaaaactatttatattaagtttttaacAACAAGTTATTACAATATATCACATTCACCTTAGATAAGAGTTTAATAAATTTGCTCTTATATTATTCTTACTGGAAATATTTTTAGGgccattatacaaatatttgtaagaaaaagacattatataccataataattgatattttaaaaattggtataaacatttttcacaaaactttgtGTGTTGCATGTCTAGCTGAACTCCATTATTGAGCAAAAGGCCTCATTGCAAGAAACAAGTGCAACACTGGATGTgcagttaaaatataaaactcaaaaACATCTTTTGGTGAAAGGGAAAAAAGTAGACATTTACCAAAGAATATGAACAAAGAacatagtttgattttttttctggcTCTCTTAGAACACAGAATGTAGACCCACTGGGCCCAAGAAAAAAATCCAACTATATTCAAAAGTAGACTTGGAAGCTATTGAGGCAGCAGTTCTAGGCCTGGACTTATTAAAAGAAATTCCCATCTTaactttttttcagaaaaatgcttaataaaatcATTTGACCAAGTTTGATCATTTTTGGAGAGGGAGAGAGAGAATATTCTCTTACActcactgaaaatgtatttctgataggtatttACCTCTTTCACCCAAAGCTATCTCGATCCTGGACTGACCTTTAAGCATAAAATTATTTGTCTTTTATATCCCATCAGTTTCTCAACATTTCAGAAGGTGTTGATCATGTGACTACCCTCCACCAATCACATTAAACCCTCTATATTACCACAGCATTCTCTACTAGTTGTGAATAATCCTCACTTTCGAAAATTGGCAGGCACAAAAAAACCAgaaattggttggttggttggtttgatgttttatggcacaaaggaactgaactatctgcaccaaatatccaacaaaaacttaaaattaaagtaaaattattaaaatttataaaaagaaatggtggtaaaacaaaacaaaatttgatttatgaattaaaaatgtaaatagcaTAAATCCagtttttatatctagtctacagcagtaagagaaaaactacagtaatacaagttgtaaaggactttctgtagcataactgtaattatcataactcatcaggatgactaatgggcaaattcaaaaatcagcattagtcaactgaagttggcctttccagccctggttttgagttatttgatgttacagccattttctaatttcaagtcAAACTAGATGCgctttaattcttaaaagggaatcacattagaaaaaggtctaatttataaattaataacttaaatagcattaaaaagattaatggcctttaaaaaataaagacattttgtaaggtggacagtgtcaccattgccaataatgCTGtgtaatgttatggataaaccttgggacaaaggATGTTTAAGTTaagagtcataatgacagcaagacagtaaaatgtggcttatatgtagtctagttaggacaacttcctctttccaatccttacggaagcaagacagccaatgtccaatatagggttttatatgaaaaagtttgttttcatgttgctcactccaagtcgactgccacctagcacagagccaagccttgaatacagaaccacaGTCCATGTATAGAACAGGCACAAGCAGtaatagcaccagagcagacagatttaactGCAGTGTTGGCGAGCCTGTTCCCATGAATACCTATGCggcttggtatccagaaaaactggatagaagtagatgttaaagagaaatgggccagttggttttcaatatcaatgagaacaaggtgagaactaacatgaagcaattctagggccagtagagaactaagtgagtcagtataaatagtgcaatttgagtactgcttagctttgatgtgatccaaggcaaaagaaatggcatacagttcagcactGGACACAAAGTGTAGAGGGGATTTTGTGCataaccactgaaccacaacaaagcATGGCAGAACCCACATAGTCACCTGATTTTTAACTATCtctataaataggaatggaaggatggtttgaaacatgttcagcaaataacaaacagtacttctaattgggagtatctgcttttctcaggtgacttaaagaaaaatcaaatttggGGATCATAATAAGCCATCATAAtaagacccaattcatccaactgtgcctgaatatgaaggccaaaagaagcaatggcagattttctgttctgaaaaagcatggcccatcaaggaaggaaaacacaacctcaggttggatgctgtggtaaggattgaagttttgaagcatacagtaaagacagtttcaAACAGCAGAGGTGTGGAAGAGGTTTGTGAGATTCTGCATATAAGCTCTGGACTggaaaagtgcagaaagccccagtacagagccaaagtccctgatgatgaatggggtccagcattttCAACACCAATGCcctagcagagccatagaccagtgacccatagtctTGGTTTGATTGAATAACAGCACAATATATCCTTAGTgcagaacattgatctgctccccaagtggtggaagagaggacatggaggatgttcagtgctcttatacatttgactaATAGCTGCTTGGTGTgcagtataaaggtcagcttatggtcaaagacaagctccaagaactttgtctcagggaccacaggtagcacgacttcactgatacagagttccaGAGCAGGGTGAATAcacccattggcagcaaaagtccatgcaaacagttttagatagagaagttaaaaccgtttgctgtggtacacttcagtaaacgactgaggggagtttgtagctgctgctcaatgtaCCTCATGTTCGGCGACCGACATAAGATGtcaaagtcgtcaacatagagtgCCCATTTTCAACagtaagagagagttgttcagtgatggcattaatctttatactgaaaagtgtgagactcaaaacacagtccttagggacttcaagttcctgtagaaaagaacagaaaagtgttgAACCATACAAATCACATTTGAAATCACCTGaccattaaaaattttaataaaaatgagcaaatgaccACATATTCCTTACTAATGGAGGTCGTGTGAAATGCCATGCCtctgtagtatcataagccttctcaatgtcaaagaatattggtacaaaatgttattgtttgagaaaggcttctctgattgacatttcaagtcaaatcaggtggtccatggtggggtgctgtcattggaacccacactggatgggcaaACGGAggttgtttggttccttgaatcaaacaaaatgagcattaaccatcctttctaaggtcttacagagacagcttgtcaaagtaattggacgatagtttaaaggaatcttgggatctttcccaggtttagagaaaggtacgACAACAGCCCAGTGCCAGGCATGAAGAAAAACATTCTTCACATCTGgttaaaagaaacagaagaatagcaagagatgcaggagatagatggtgcagcatcttgtagtgtacatcatcaagtCCAACCAATATACTACCAGACTGAAGAAaggcaagtttgagttccaccagtgtaaaggggtgattatagtAATAGAGACAATcaactcaaaaggaaagaggtgattgctctgcccaagtcttgatggctaagaaggtggaggatgaagcataagtgctagatacctggcaaaaactTTCACCTACAGTATAGGCAGTGCTCTGAGTaccagctacttcctggccatcagagagcaagatcaagagggggacagaattatattgcccactgacctttcgaatcttgacCAATGTGACTTTaaaactggtgatagaagatatgctggttgtgagcttaatccaagattccttctagctttgacgtcTTACTCACAGAGAATGTGTACAGGCCTGCTAGAAAGCAACatggttcgagagtgtgggatgcctatgaaaagtatcccaggcccctttttgagccttctgtgccatgtgataggcagga
Protein-coding regions in this window:
- the LOC143222996 gene encoding uncharacterized protein LOC143222996, with protein sequence MSHRNIQEAMSNIHHPITVRQGRQCLGTNTDDYGKVSNEQSLLWDSPKKQYCEKCQNRLMQLKKQALGMMIAYRTQELKGIRLQESSPTVVIYEQLHVPEYGRKSLLEDRCDVCFTHCTQLKNEVVAMVQSLELASEKGSGGTYRPPPKLPTSLHDSLYLNTYYHVNQHHSQQGDALPLSVKIPSAAGTRAYGVHNGNVNGIARVLPSPELQHSLLPAASGQRMFRPDGGTTFSDKTTTYFDTVPPPVAQEAQNYLEENIQAWIRPKQSQHTLPVAGENGHTTCIQQLRSSVVPDLAVSEATMTASARSNHSHIQTNYDRVHSSQNYPRPMSPVCPVVNVGSEGCELMAQSSFLPHSLSYSGFTQPTGLQVASYSSPLRIIPGMAQPSAAASFFARASQRLNLSSKKKKRCYGNHELESSPSFVTNFYDIIRSSPPPIPPGLLRVTAKKDGVCIGKVKVMLRISPVSEDRNGTKESSFLTVDTRKKQVTLYDPSSCCQSAPLDRQVGVAAPKMFAFDAIFEPNDTQVEVCCSSLTEVIQAVVNGNDGCLFVYGHSKLGKTYTMLGESTSVQELGTIPCAISWLFKLINQQKEKTGARFSVRASAVEIAGRSETLTDLLRDYATSTEGSGTSPGVLLKDDPVYGTHLMNQSEVRAPTAEKTAYILDAAIAAQNNCETTEERRDSHFMFTLHVYQYRVQKGNKSGVVGGRSRLHMIDLGSCENHLKPRDGLNGQSLSLSSLGNVIIAIFNGQKHVPHKDSKLTQLLREAMSSLTCRAAMVAHVSKSPEQYAETLSTIQLASRIHRMRRKKLKYQGASSSESSSDDRGTCHPFIKGHTVNEDVMKSSSDPDCTSSSEQSCDTVIFIGERSQGLQNKNIKSHSSSPPSHKKMDKPVNTSIDVTKIPQATSISQGSRKCSASSTGLNNDQDTLTQQWYKQNSLQTSTQIQPLAKLVSNNSDLNSGYHQMPSKHCSLSMTPHSGFQVSFLKLMKNPVSEDLDHSALKAQCSSPKDLSLYCPEQISYSNQQTVLQLPRKLPVKYKINISKKERTNLCSFSGYTPNKQNAYRDSIVESDELWIDGPRFLKPKIESKSFRSFRKEQWIDGPGVYGFADDFKKNMIKKWVEDHSRHVQHVNEMNCEVWVDFPSEESSELNKCFNDYKKGYNLVEDNQNCDHKDHNQCFSAFKWMNESRLSIADEINSAKREEKNPTDVDNQIDKPLEKTTEYSVPVHHDSFNDNKREENGCSGYRNFRDSRLSDDGNFQLVSEPETLNTRGIEENLSLEMLNKTSDIVKEHKVCEITEKGESLDKKDQGKAVQVQDSCLQVNEEDILDYILCDSSVSETLTLEMDQESLDGNQHPLSILSKEDLNLPSSFTDSQSVSVDLDNISIFDRGEEELSHPVGNMMWCHLQQNIFQCELEKQRKKTENLPFSVHSDILTDKLKRLAYLQDISLCLCSEKNVPSDSYSLPDHVIQSSFSNKLCNKKKVSKSDLQNADIISTLSEPADLHFFKLNMKPMNVLKLEASYTKRFETSKKWRPTQVVMPMIHSLREKSASLTDLEMIDLQKMSKSQEQMSKLQFLHAFPKQSLTCKQRELQPNVIRNLSHPDGSSNSELNNRASLYESFSLKIPGQQYISSSKPIIEEFKKEPSCLMDKNKDVIFTNKLPQNISKDLKQASDKTELDFQNQHTNHQEECTDTYFSNTSSVLEFAKKHHINSKCLLKSEKHIKDAPQSASSLVHIEESKCSGTSMKTELLHLHEEYKNSISFQPPYKPKTNLQSPYAKITKARPNKHASSGCGSDSSIQSTEYSKNIPVSKKLQFCGTSSGYESMMRDSEGTLVSSQESAEEGDTSEKQVRSESKTRAQGSSHRSQSAHVCSTSKKKTSQSLMSQLITKQPLASGTVSQYHSNGLWKLEEEMCCSGLLCCGVGFRHIATDITHV